The Micromonospora sp. Llam0 genome includes a window with the following:
- the rpmF gene encoding 50S ribosomal protein L32 has product MAVPKRRMSRSNTRSRRSQWKTTPVVTVECPQCKSAKLPHTACTVCGTYNGRQVIEV; this is encoded by the coding sequence GTGGCCGTTCCCAAGCGCCGGATGTCCCGCAGCAACACCCGTTCCCGCCGGTCCCAGTGGAAGACCACGCCGGTGGTGACCGTCGAGTGCCCGCAGTGCAAGTCCGCGAAGCTGCCGCACACCGCGTGCACCGTCTGCGGCACCTACAACGGCCGCCAGGTCATCGAGGTCTGA
- the coaD gene encoding pantetheine-phosphate adenylyltransferase — protein MRRAVCPGSFDPVTNGHLDIIGRASRLFDEVIVGVLINQSKAGLFTIDERISMLREVAGSYRNVRVASFRGLLVDFCRAQEAAVVVKGLRAVSDFDYELQMAQMNIGLAGVETLFMPTNPLYSFLSSSLVKEVAKWGGDVSAHLPEAVHDRLLARVAAPPTQQV, from the coding sequence ATGAGACGAGCGGTGTGCCCCGGCTCTTTCGACCCGGTCACCAACGGACATCTCGACATCATCGGCCGGGCCAGCCGGCTGTTCGACGAGGTCATCGTGGGTGTCCTGATCAACCAGTCCAAGGCTGGCCTGTTCACCATCGACGAGCGGATATCGATGCTCCGTGAAGTGGCCGGGTCGTACCGCAACGTTCGGGTCGCGTCGTTCCGTGGCCTGCTGGTGGACTTCTGCCGCGCCCAGGAGGCGGCCGTCGTGGTCAAGGGCCTGCGGGCGGTCAGTGACTTCGACTATGAGCTGCAGATGGCGCAGATGAACATCGGCCTGGCCGGGGTGGAGACGCTGTTCATGCCGACCAACCCGCTCTATTCGTTCCTCTCCTCCAGCCTGGTCAAGGAGGTCGCCAAGTGGGGCGGTGACGTCTCGGCGCACCTGCCCGAGGCGGTCCACGACCGGCTGCTCGCCCGGGTCGCCGCGCCACCGACCCAGCAGGTGTGA
- the rsmD gene encoding 16S rRNA (guanine(966)-N(2))-methyltransferase RsmD, with product MTRIISGRLGGRRIAAPPGANTRPTSDRVREALFSTLGTMTDLVGVRFADLYAGSGAVGLEALSRGADHVLLVESDARAARTVRANIAALRAGAAARLITAKVATALATPPDGGGYDVVFADPPYAVTDAELRTVLDSLVAGGWLAPDAVVVIERSARGPALTWVEGVTAERGRRYGETMLWYGRRS from the coding sequence ATGACCCGGATCATCTCCGGTCGGCTCGGCGGCCGGCGGATCGCCGCACCGCCCGGCGCGAACACTCGGCCCACCTCCGACCGGGTCCGCGAAGCCCTGTTCAGCACCCTCGGCACGATGACCGATCTGGTCGGGGTGCGCTTCGCCGACCTGTACGCCGGCAGCGGCGCGGTGGGTCTGGAGGCGCTGTCCCGGGGCGCCGACCACGTACTGCTGGTCGAGTCCGATGCGCGGGCAGCCCGTACCGTCCGGGCGAACATCGCCGCGCTGAGGGCCGGCGCCGCCGCCCGGCTGATCACCGCCAAGGTCGCGACCGCGCTGGCCACGCCGCCGGACGGCGGCGGCTACGACGTGGTCTTCGCCGATCCGCCGTACGCGGTGACCGACGCCGAACTCCGGACCGTCCTGGACAGTCTCGTCGCCGGCGGCTGGCTCGCCCCGGACGCCGTCGTGGTGATCGAGCGTTCGGCCCGGGGACCGGCGTTGACCTGGGTGGAAGGCGTCACTGCCGAGCGCGGGCGGCGTTACGGCGAGACCATGCTTTGGTACGGTCGGCGATCATGA
- the mutM gene encoding bifunctional DNA-formamidopyrimidine glycosylase/DNA-(apurinic or apyrimidinic site) lyase — protein sequence MPELPEVETVRQGLAGWVIGRRLDTVQVHHPRAIRRHLPGPVHFAAVLAGRRILDVRRRGKYLWLPLDSGDAIVGHLGMSGQLLLQPANTPDETHLRVRFRFAEGDPELRFVDQRTFGGLAVSAGGAELPAEIAHIARDPLDPDFSDTAFVAAVRRRRTEIKRVLLDQSLISGIGNIYADEALWRAGLHGTRPTDRLPPATVTRLLAHVRDVLRAAVTEGGTSFDALYVNVNGQSGYFDRSLNVYGREDQPCARCGALIRRESFMNRSSFSCPRCQPRPRAVRR from the coding sequence ATGCCAGAGCTGCCCGAGGTCGAGACGGTCCGGCAAGGGCTGGCCGGCTGGGTGATCGGCCGGCGGCTGGACACGGTGCAGGTGCACCACCCCCGGGCGATCCGCCGGCACCTGCCCGGCCCGGTGCACTTCGCCGCCGTACTCGCCGGCCGGCGGATCCTCGACGTCCGCCGCCGCGGCAAGTACCTGTGGCTGCCGCTGGACAGTGGCGACGCGATCGTCGGCCATCTCGGCATGTCCGGTCAGCTGCTGCTGCAGCCGGCGAACACCCCGGACGAGACGCATCTGCGGGTCCGCTTCCGGTTCGCCGAGGGTGACCCGGAGCTGCGCTTCGTCGACCAGCGGACGTTCGGCGGGCTCGCCGTGTCGGCCGGTGGTGCCGAGCTGCCGGCGGAGATCGCGCACATCGCCCGGGATCCGCTCGACCCGGACTTCTCCGACACCGCCTTCGTCGCGGCGGTACGTCGACGCCGTACCGAGATCAAGCGGGTGCTGCTGGACCAGTCGCTGATCTCCGGGATCGGCAACATCTACGCCGACGAGGCGCTGTGGCGGGCCGGTCTGCACGGCACCCGGCCGACCGACCGGCTGCCGCCCGCGACGGTCACCAGGCTGCTGGCACACGTACGGGACGTGCTGCGGGCGGCGGTCACCGAGGGCGGCACCAGCTTCGACGCGCTCTACGTCAACGTCAACGGCCAGAGCGGCTACTTCGACCGATCGCTCAACGTGTACGGGCGGGAGGACCAGCCCTGCGCCCGGTGCGGGGCGCTGATCCGCCGGGAGTCGTTCATGAACCGGTCGTCGTTCAGCTGTCCCCGCTGCCAACCCAGGCCGCGGGCCGTCCGCCGCTGA
- the recG gene encoding ATP-dependent DNA helicase RecG — MTQPCTMDTPLKVNLGAKTAKAMADHLDLHTVGDLLYHFPRRYDQRGEHTDIRSLEVGEQVTVLGQVRRTTVRPMRQRRGKLLEVVVEDGTGGTLTLTFFGNQAWRERDLKPGRWGLFAGKVTEFRGVRQLNGPEYVLLGDGAADGEVAAEDPVEEFAGALIPVYPAAAAVPTWVIARCVRTVLDVLTPPEDPMPAAVRASRNLLGLHPALRQIHRPADEPELFQARRRLKWDEAFAVQLTLVQRKLRAADWPARPRPRADAGLLAVFDARLPYELTDGQRRIGEEIAADLATAHPMHRLLQGEVGSGKTVCALRAMLQVVDAGGQAALLAPTEVLAAQHHRGIQELLGPLGRAGELDGDPAGTRVTLVTGSLGAAARRAALDEVRDGRAGIVIGTHALLYEGVDFADLGLVVVDEQHRFGVEQRDALRAKAEQPPHVLVMTATPIPRTVAMTVYGDLEVSALTQLPGGRSPIVSHVVPAAEKPAFLERAWRRVREEVAAGHQAYVVCPRIGDVAGPAGGSDEEPSSGGDPTGSDAAGGADAAARRPPLAVTEVAPLLADGPLHGLRIEVLHGRLPAEAKDAVMRSFAAGDVDVLVATTVVEVGVNVPNATVMIVLDADRFGVSQLHQLRGRVGRGSAAGLCLLVTDAADGTPARERLDAVASTTDGFRLAELDLEQRREGDVLGATQSGRRSHLRLLSLLRDADLIGQARAEAIDLLGDDPELTRHPALAASVGTLVDAERAEYLEKG; from the coding sequence ATGACGCAGCCGTGCACGATGGACACTCCGCTGAAGGTCAACCTGGGCGCGAAGACCGCCAAGGCGATGGCCGACCACCTCGACCTGCACACCGTCGGGGACCTGCTCTACCACTTCCCGCGCCGCTACGACCAGCGCGGCGAACACACCGACATCCGCTCGCTGGAGGTGGGGGAGCAGGTCACCGTCCTGGGCCAGGTGCGGCGGACCACCGTACGGCCGATGCGCCAACGGCGCGGCAAGCTGCTCGAAGTGGTCGTCGAGGACGGCACCGGCGGCACCCTGACGTTGACCTTCTTCGGCAACCAGGCGTGGCGGGAACGGGACCTGAAACCGGGCCGCTGGGGGCTGTTCGCCGGCAAGGTGACCGAGTTCCGGGGCGTGCGCCAGCTCAACGGACCCGAGTACGTGCTGCTCGGCGACGGCGCCGCCGACGGCGAGGTGGCCGCCGAGGACCCGGTGGAGGAGTTCGCCGGGGCGCTGATCCCGGTCTACCCGGCCGCCGCCGCCGTACCGACCTGGGTGATTGCCCGCTGCGTACGGACCGTGCTGGACGTGCTCACCCCACCGGAGGATCCGATGCCGGCGGCGGTACGGGCCAGCCGCAACCTGCTCGGCCTGCACCCGGCGCTGCGGCAGATCCACCGCCCGGCCGACGAACCCGAGCTGTTCCAGGCCCGGCGGCGGCTCAAGTGGGACGAGGCGTTCGCCGTACAGCTGACGTTGGTGCAGCGCAAGCTGCGCGCCGCCGACTGGCCGGCGCGGCCCCGGCCCCGCGCGGACGCCGGCCTGCTGGCCGTGTTCGACGCGCGCCTGCCGTACGAGCTGACCGACGGTCAGCGGCGCATCGGTGAGGAGATCGCCGCTGACCTGGCCACCGCACATCCGATGCACCGGCTGCTGCAGGGCGAGGTCGGCTCCGGTAAGACGGTGTGCGCGCTGCGGGCGATGCTGCAGGTCGTCGACGCCGGCGGGCAGGCGGCGCTGCTCGCCCCGACCGAGGTGCTCGCCGCCCAGCACCACCGGGGCATCCAGGAGCTGCTCGGCCCGCTGGGGCGGGCCGGTGAGCTGGACGGCGACCCGGCCGGCACCCGGGTGACGCTGGTCACCGGGTCACTGGGTGCGGCGGCCCGCCGGGCCGCCCTCGACGAGGTCCGCGACGGCCGGGCCGGCATCGTCATCGGCACCCACGCCCTGCTGTACGAGGGCGTCGACTTCGCCGACCTGGGCCTGGTCGTCGTCGACGAGCAGCACCGGTTCGGGGTGGAGCAGCGCGACGCGTTGCGGGCCAAGGCCGAGCAGCCGCCGCACGTGCTGGTGATGACCGCCACCCCGATCCCGCGGACGGTCGCCATGACCGTGTACGGCGACCTGGAGGTCTCCGCGCTCACCCAGCTGCCCGGCGGCCGGTCGCCGATCGTCTCGCACGTGGTGCCGGCGGCGGAGAAGCCGGCCTTCCTGGAGCGGGCCTGGCGGCGGGTACGCGAGGAGGTGGCCGCCGGCCATCAGGCGTACGTGGTCTGCCCGCGCATCGGTGACGTCGCCGGCCCGGCGGGCGGCTCCGACGAGGAACCGTCGTCCGGCGGTGATCCCACCGGCAGTGATGCCGCTGGCGGCGCGGACGCGGCAGCGCGGCGGCCGCCGCTGGCGGTGACCGAGGTGGCGCCGCTGCTCGCCGACGGGCCGCTGCACGGGCTGCGGATCGAGGTGCTGCACGGTCGGCTGCCGGCCGAGGCCAAGGACGCGGTGATGCGTTCCTTCGCCGCCGGTGACGTCGACGTGCTGGTCGCCACCACGGTGGTCGAGGTCGGGGTGAACGTGCCGAACGCCACCGTGATGATCGTGTTGGACGCCGACCGGTTCGGGGTGTCGCAGCTGCACCAGCTGCGCGGCCGGGTCGGTCGGGGCTCGGCGGCCGGGCTGTGCCTGCTGGTCACCGACGCCGCCGACGGTACGCCGGCCCGCGAGCGGCTGGACGCGGTCGCGTCGACCACCGACGGGTTCCGGCTGGCCGAGCTGGATCTGGAGCAGCGCCGCGAAGGTGACGTGCTGGGCGCGACCCAGTCGGGTCGCCGGTCCCATCTGCGGCTGCTGTCGCTGCTGCGCGACGCCGACCTGATCGGTCAGGCCCGTGCCGAGGCGATCGACCTGCTCGGCGACGACCCGGAGCTGACCCGGCATCCGGCGCTGGCGGCGTCCGTCGGCACTCTGGTCGACGCCGAACGCGCCGAGTACCTGGAGAAGGGCTGA
- a CDS encoding DUF177 domain-containing protein has product MRNHSSKTLNPRSPLVLDTRELPRRPGALRTVSRVVPAPADLGLELNGVPEGADLSLDLRLESVSEGVLVSGTVSGPVSGECGRCLRPISESLTVPIQELYAYENSTTDETTDIDEVGRLQGDLIDLEPALRDAVVLALPTTPLCRSDCPGLCPDCGVHWDELPDDHNHQQVDPRWAGLSQLTRQEE; this is encoded by the coding sequence ATGCGCAATCACTCGTCGAAGACACTCAACCCCAGGTCGCCGCTGGTTCTCGATACCCGGGAACTGCCGCGTCGCCCTGGCGCGTTGCGTACGGTGAGCCGGGTGGTGCCCGCGCCGGCGGACCTCGGGCTGGAGCTGAACGGCGTACCGGAAGGTGCCGACCTGAGCCTCGATCTGCGGCTCGAGTCGGTCTCCGAAGGGGTGCTCGTCTCCGGGACGGTCTCCGGGCCGGTCTCCGGCGAGTGCGGGCGGTGCCTGCGCCCGATCAGCGAGTCGCTGACCGTCCCGATCCAGGAGCTGTACGCGTACGAGAACAGCACCACGGACGAGACGACCGACATCGACGAGGTGGGCCGGTTGCAGGGCGATCTGATCGACCTGGAGCCGGCACTGCGGGACGCGGTGGTGCTTGCACTGCCGACCACCCCGCTGTGCCGCAGCGACTGCCCTGGGCTGTGCCCCGACTGTGGGGTGCACTGGGACGAGCTGCCGGACGACCACAACCACCAACAGGTCGACCCGAGATGGGCCGGCCTGTCGCAACTGACCCGCCAAGAGGAGTAA
- a CDS encoding cell wall anchor protein has protein sequence MNRLKSPLRRALAIAAGATIGLASIAAFGAPAAATGNHKENFKLFVVTVTGEATCDAETGNWLVGWTVSQNKLESEELAKQDFQVKRDATVKEMSLSPDGTTLDGLAKGAVIPTAGEGELTGTQVVPGDSTEATLSVTAKWKFRLGGKVERTAVGSVTFDGECTKPTPNPSATFASACDGSVVVTLVNGDGGTAPAKFTVTGAADFTESVTVQPAESTTVTVPAENASSIVVTEEGSEEPLAESAWTEPEDCVEPADPEGTVEYTCDQMIFTLTNPEDGESITVTFTPNEGEAQELTVEPGETGSVAFEAFDGLKVTPSGDGLETVEPFVWEQPEDCDEDGGSGAGDGDEGSLPVTGAAAGGLAAGAVALLAIGGVLFYLARRRRVTFTV, from the coding sequence GTGAACCGTCTGAAGTCTCCGCTTCGGCGCGCCCTGGCCATCGCGGCCGGCGCGACGATCGGCCTGGCCAGCATCGCCGCCTTCGGTGCGCCTGCGGCCGCCACCGGCAACCACAAGGAAAATTTCAAGCTGTTCGTCGTGACCGTCACCGGCGAGGCGACCTGCGACGCGGAGACCGGCAACTGGCTGGTCGGCTGGACCGTGAGCCAGAACAAGCTGGAGAGTGAGGAGCTCGCCAAGCAGGACTTCCAGGTGAAGCGGGACGCGACCGTCAAAGAGATGAGTCTCTCCCCGGACGGCACCACCCTGGACGGGTTGGCCAAGGGAGCGGTCATCCCGACGGCCGGCGAGGGCGAGCTGACCGGCACCCAGGTCGTGCCGGGCGACTCGACCGAGGCCACCCTGTCGGTCACCGCCAAGTGGAAGTTCCGGCTGGGCGGGAAGGTCGAGCGGACCGCCGTCGGTTCGGTGACCTTCGACGGCGAGTGCACCAAGCCCACGCCCAACCCGTCCGCGACGTTCGCGTCGGCCTGTGACGGGTCGGTCGTCGTCACTCTGGTCAACGGCGACGGCGGCACCGCACCGGCCAAGTTCACCGTCACCGGCGCGGCCGACTTCACCGAGTCCGTCACCGTGCAGCCTGCGGAGAGCACCACCGTCACCGTTCCGGCGGAGAACGCCTCCTCGATCGTCGTGACCGAGGAAGGCTCCGAGGAGCCGCTCGCCGAGAGCGCCTGGACCGAGCCGGAAGACTGCGTCGAGCCCGCCGATCCGGAGGGCACCGTCGAGTACACCTGCGACCAGATGATCTTCACCCTCACGAACCCGGAGGACGGCGAGAGCATCACCGTCACCTTCACCCCGAACGAGGGCGAGGCGCAGGAGCTGACCGTCGAGCCGGGCGAGACCGGCAGCGTGGCCTTCGAGGCGTTCGACGGGCTCAAGGTCACCCCGAGCGGTGACGGCCTCGAGACCGTGGAGCCGTTCGTCTGGGAGCAGCCCGAGGACTGCGACGAGGACGGCGGAAGCGGCGCGGGCGACGGTGACGAAGGCTCCCTGCCGGTCACCGGTGCCGCCGCCGGCGGTCTCGCCGCTGGCGCCGTCGCGCTGCTGGCCATCGGTGGCGTGCTGTTCTACCTGGCGCGTCGTCGGCGGGTCACCTTCACCGTCTGA
- a CDS encoding phosphate acyltransferase PlsX, giving the protein MSRIAVDLLGGDGAPAVVVDGALRACRADPDLQLLLVGPPEAADDVRVALPDEQRSRITVRLAGDTGRADGSILAGMAAVADGAADAFISAGSSGAIVTAAALGLGRWPTVRRPALVATIPAVAGPVVLLDVGATVEARPATLTQHALFGAAYGAARLGLDRPRVGLLSIGAEPGKGDRVRRTADTLLRSLTVPADGRYVGLVEGHDVTLGDGIDVVVTDGFTGNVLLKGIEGAYAMAGGPEPGRIAPRAAALLGVAGTVVVCHGAASGGDIAAGITLAAGLHRGRVTATVARMLDDIARLIAEQDEVSP; this is encoded by the coding sequence ATCTCGCGGATCGCCGTCGACCTCCTCGGCGGGGATGGGGCACCCGCCGTCGTGGTTGACGGCGCTCTGCGCGCCTGCCGCGCCGATCCCGATCTCCAGCTCCTGCTCGTCGGCCCGCCAGAGGCGGCGGACGACGTTCGCGTCGCGCTGCCCGACGAGCAGCGGAGCCGGATCACCGTACGCTTGGCGGGTGACACCGGCCGGGCCGACGGATCGATCCTGGCCGGCATGGCCGCCGTCGCCGACGGCGCGGCCGACGCGTTCATCTCCGCCGGGTCCAGCGGCGCGATCGTCACCGCGGCCGCGCTCGGTCTCGGCCGCTGGCCGACGGTACGCCGGCCGGCCCTGGTCGCCACCATCCCGGCGGTCGCCGGCCCGGTGGTGCTGCTCGACGTCGGTGCCACGGTCGAGGCACGCCCGGCGACCCTGACCCAGCACGCCCTGTTCGGCGCCGCCTACGGTGCCGCGCGACTCGGCCTGGACCGGCCCCGGGTCGGACTGCTCTCGATCGGCGCCGAGCCGGGCAAGGGCGACCGGGTCCGGCGTACCGCCGACACGCTGCTGCGCAGCCTCACCGTGCCCGCCGACGGCAGGTACGTCGGGCTGGTCGAAGGGCACGACGTCACGCTCGGCGACGGCATCGACGTGGTCGTCACCGACGGCTTCACCGGCAACGTGCTGCTCAAAGGCATCGAAGGCGCGTACGCGATGGCCGGCGGCCCGGAGCCGGGCCGGATCGCGCCCCGGGCGGCGGCCCTGCTCGGCGTCGCCGGGACCGTGGTGGTCTGCCACGGTGCCGCCAGCGGCGGCGACATCGCCGCCGGAATCACCCTCGCCGCCGGACTGCATCGTGGCCGGGTGACCGCGACAGTCGCCCGGATGCTCGACGACATCGCCCGGCTGATCGCAGAACAGGACGAGGTATCGCCATGA
- the rnc gene encoding ribonuclease III, which produces MSNNQFRRPPVAHLEAAFGVAFEPDLLERALTHRSYAYENGGLPTNERLEFLGDSVLGVVITSALFHSHPDLPEGQLAKLRASVVNMRALAEVARSLGPQGLGPYLLLGKGEESTGGRDKASILADTLEALLGAIYLQYGLDTASIVIRRLFDPLMADSASRGAGLDWKTSLQELTATLGLGVPEYRIDDAGPDHAKTFTAWVVVAGQRYGGAEGRSKKEAEQRAAEAAWRTLSAQMADSTAVAGTAAAANEPDRAVDEPDPAVDENNADDDPPAQV; this is translated from the coding sequence ATGAGCAACAACCAGTTCCGTCGTCCGCCGGTGGCCCACCTGGAGGCCGCGTTCGGCGTGGCGTTCGAACCGGACCTGCTGGAACGGGCGTTGACCCACCGGTCGTACGCGTACGAGAACGGCGGTCTGCCCACCAACGAGCGGTTGGAGTTCCTCGGCGACTCGGTGCTCGGTGTGGTGATCACCTCGGCGTTGTTCCACAGCCACCCCGACCTGCCGGAAGGGCAACTGGCCAAGCTGCGGGCCAGCGTGGTCAACATGCGGGCGCTCGCCGAGGTGGCCCGGTCCCTCGGCCCGCAGGGGCTCGGCCCGTACCTGCTGCTCGGTAAGGGGGAGGAGAGCACCGGCGGGCGGGACAAGGCGAGCATCCTGGCAGACACCCTGGAGGCGCTGCTCGGCGCGATCTACCTGCAGTACGGGCTGGACACCGCGTCGATCGTGATTCGCCGGCTGTTCGATCCGTTGATGGCGGATTCCGCGAGCCGGGGTGCCGGGCTGGACTGGAAGACCAGCCTGCAGGAGCTGACCGCGACGCTCGGACTGGGCGTGCCCGAGTACCGCATCGACGACGCCGGTCCGGACCACGCCAAGACCTTCACCGCCTGGGTGGTGGTCGCCGGGCAGCGCTACGGCGGGGCCGAAGGGCGCAGCAAGAAGGAAGCCGAGCAGCGGGCCGCCGAAGCCGCGTGGCGTACACTCTCCGCGCAGATGGCGGACTCCACCGCAGTCGCCGGCACCGCTGCGGCCGCCAACGAGCCCGATCGGGCCGTCGACGAACCTGATCCGGCCGTCGACGAGAACAACGCTGACGATGATCCGCCCGCCCAGGTCTGA
- a CDS encoding DAK2 domain-containing protein encodes MLDTLDAAAVRRWCSGALAALRRHQGEIDALNVYPVPDGDTGTNLVLTLTSAQHALALDLDNSSEGEQTSHGRVLRLMARGALLGARGNSGVIVSQILRALADALTDIAVVRGRALASALTAATDAAYAAVARPVEGTVLTVVAAAARAADRTGSDDLATVVRAAASAARDALAATPGQLPVLARAGVVDAGGRGLCLLLDALAAVVGTPVTDSTDRTGDPAADTGDPAYRVPGDPGGAGPAADPHSGAGSEGYAYEVQFLLEAPAGAVDRMRAALAEIGDSLVVVGSDAGGDDDGGSDAGDGDGDDDDRDDPVWNVHVHVDDIGAAIEAGIAAGRPYQISVTRFADQPAPPLAGRAAVVVAAGTGLAALFTGEGAGVVGGSPSTAELLDAIRRTGAAEVVVLPNDPDTQAVAGLAAREAEAGGVTVAVVPTRSPVQALAALAVRDPRRRFDDDVIAMAEAAGACRYAEVCHAAREALTVAGRCRPGDVLALVEGEVLLIGTDLAGTCRNLLDQLLGGGGELVTLIVGQQAPDGLGEAVAAHVARCWPFVEVHTFVGGQPHYPLLVGIE; translated from the coding sequence GGCCGCGCTGCGTCGCCACCAGGGCGAGATCGACGCGCTCAACGTCTACCCGGTGCCGGACGGCGACACCGGCACCAACCTGGTCCTCACCCTCACCTCGGCCCAGCATGCCCTGGCGCTCGACCTGGACAACTCCTCCGAGGGGGAGCAGACCTCGCATGGGCGGGTGCTGCGGCTGATGGCCCGGGGCGCGCTGCTCGGTGCCCGGGGCAACTCCGGGGTGATCGTCTCGCAGATCCTGCGTGCGCTGGCCGACGCGCTCACCGACATCGCCGTGGTGCGCGGCCGGGCCCTCGCGTCGGCGTTGACCGCCGCCACCGACGCGGCGTACGCGGCGGTCGCCCGCCCGGTCGAGGGGACGGTGCTGACCGTGGTCGCCGCCGCCGCGCGGGCCGCCGACCGGACCGGCTCCGACGACCTCGCGACCGTGGTACGGGCCGCCGCCTCGGCCGCCCGCGACGCCCTCGCCGCGACCCCCGGCCAGCTGCCGGTGCTGGCCCGCGCCGGGGTGGTCGACGCCGGTGGTCGCGGCCTGTGCCTGCTGCTCGACGCGCTGGCCGCCGTGGTCGGCACCCCGGTCACCGACAGCACCGACCGCACCGGCGATCCTGCGGCCGACACCGGCGATCCCGCCTACCGGGTACCCGGTGACCCCGGCGGTGCCGGGCCCGCCGCCGACCCCCACAGTGGGGCCGGCTCCGAGGGGTACGCCTACGAGGTGCAGTTCCTGCTCGAAGCGCCGGCCGGGGCGGTCGACCGGATGCGGGCCGCACTCGCCGAGATCGGCGACTCGCTGGTCGTCGTCGGCTCCGACGCAGGAGGCGATGACGACGGGGGCTCCGACGCAGGGGACGGCGACGGGGACGATGACGACAGGGACGATCCGGTGTGGAACGTGCACGTGCACGTCGACGACATCGGCGCCGCCATCGAGGCCGGCATCGCCGCTGGTCGCCCGTACCAGATCTCGGTCACCCGGTTCGCCGACCAGCCGGCGCCGCCGCTCGCCGGCCGGGCCGCCGTGGTGGTCGCCGCCGGCACCGGCCTCGCCGCCCTGTTCACCGGTGAGGGTGCCGGCGTGGTCGGCGGCTCCCCGTCCACCGCCGAGCTGCTCGACGCCATCCGCCGCACCGGCGCCGCCGAAGTGGTGGTGCTGCCCAACGACCCGGACACCCAGGCCGTCGCCGGCCTCGCCGCCCGGGAGGCCGAGGCCGGCGGCGTCACCGTCGCCGTCGTGCCGACCCGGTCACCGGTGCAGGCCCTCGCCGCGCTCGCCGTCCGCGACCCGCGACGCCGCTTCGACGACGACGTGATCGCGATGGCCGAGGCGGCCGGAGCCTGCCGGTACGCCGAGGTCTGCCACGCCGCCCGGGAAGCGCTCACCGTCGCCGGCCGCTGCCGCCCCGGCGACGTGCTCGCCCTGGTCGAGGGGGAGGTGCTGCTGATCGGCACCGACCTGGCCGGCACCTGCCGCAACCTGCTGGACCAGCTGCTCGGCGGCGGCGGTGAACTGGTCACCCTGATCGTCGGCCAGCAGGCACCGGACGGACTGGGCGAAGCGGTGGCGGCGCACGTCGCCCGCTGCTGGCCGTTCGTCGAGGTGCACACCTTCGTCGGCGGGCAGCCGCACTACCCGCTGCTGGTAGGGATCGAATGA